The following coding sequences are from one Oncorhynchus kisutch isolate 150728-3 linkage group LG23, Okis_V2, whole genome shotgun sequence window:
- the aldh7a1 gene encoding alpha-aminoadipic semialdehyde dehydrogenase: MSEGGAARGPITGECHEAQVELVEHAVYCTGYPTMQRCFTLTIVRHWALRKKLFTISYQQSAAMSTLLINQPKYAWLKELGLSEDNDGVYNGNWGGKGEVITSYCPANNEPIARVRQATMAEYEETVQKSRDAWKVWADIPAPKRGEIVRQIGDALRKKIKVLGSLVSLEMGKIYVEGVGEVQEYVDVCDYAVGLSRMIGGPVLPSERPGHALIEMWNPVGLVGIITAFNFPVAVYGWNNAIALICGNVCLWKGAPTTPLTSVAVTKIVAEVLEQNNLPGAICSMTCGGADIGTAMSKDERVDLVSFTGSTHVGKMVAMLVQERFGRNLLELGGNNAIIVFEDADLNLVVPSAVFASVGTAGQRCTTTRRLMLHGSIHDVVVERVAKAYKQVRIGDPWDPSTMYGPLHTKQAVDQYLAAIEQAKQQGGTVVCGGKVMDRPGNYVEPTIITGLAHDAPIVHTETFVPILYVLKFQTEEEAFAWNNEVKQGLSSSIFTKDMGRVFRWLGPKGSDCGIVNVNIPTSGAEIGGAFGGEKHTGGGRESGSDSWKQYMRRSTCTINYSKDLPLAQGIKFE; the protein is encoded by the exons ATGTCTGAAGGAGGTGCCGCGCGTGGACCAATCACTGGCGAATGTCACGAGGCCCAAGTGGAACTGGTGGAGCACGCCGTTTATTGCACCGGATATCCAACCATGCAGCGCTGCTTCACATTAACCATTGTACGGCACTGGGCCCTTCGAAAGAAACTTTTCACTATCAGCTACCAACAATCAGCAGCCATGTCTACACTTCTGATAAACCAGCCCAAATATGCCTGGTTGAAAGAATTAGGCCTGAGTGAGGATAATGACGGTGTTTACAACGGGAACTGGGGAGGCAAAGGAGAG GTCATCACCTCATATTGCCCTGCCAACAATGAGCCCATCGCCAGAGTACGCCAG GCAACCATGGCAGAATATGAAGAAACTGTGCAGAAATCGAGGGATGCCTGGAAGGTGTGGGCAGAT ATTCCGGCCCCGAAAAGAGGAGAGATTGTGCGTCAGATTGGTGACGCACTGAGGAAAAAGATCAAAGTCCTGGGCAGTTTG GTGTCCCTGGAGATGGGAAAGATCTATGTTGAGGGAGTCGGCGAGGTGCAGGAATACGTTGACGTCTGTGACTACGCTGTTGGCTTGTCTCGCATGATCGGCGGTCCAGTTCTCCCCTCTGAAA GACCGGGCCACGCGCTGATCGAGATGTGGAACCCTGTCGGTCTGGTGGGCATCATCACAGCCTTCAACTTCCCTGTGGCCGTCTACGGCTGGAACAACGCCATCGCACTCATCTGTGGCAACGTCTGCCTCTG GAAAGGAGCTCCCACCACCCCTCTAACCAGTGTAGCTGTAACCAA AATCGTGGCTGAGGTGTTGGAGCAAAACAACCTGCCAGGTGCCATCTGCTCCATGACATGCGGTGGCGCTGACATCGG CACAGCAATGTCGAAGGACGAGCGCGTCgacctggtctcattcactggcAGCACCCACGTGGGCAAGATGGTGGCCATGTTGGTGCAGGAGAGGTTTG GTCGTAATTTGCTGGAGCTTGGCGGGAACAACGCCATCATAG TGTTTGAGGATGCTGATCTGAACCTTGTGGTGCCTTCTGCTGTCTTTGCTTCTGTGGGAACTGCTGGACAGCGCTGCACCACCACCAGGAGGCTG ATGCTGCACGGAAGCATCCATGACGTAGTGGTGGAGAGGGTAGCCAAAGCCTACAAACAAGTCCGCATTGGAGACCCCTGGGACC CGAGCACTATGTACGGCCCGCTCCACACCAAGCAGGCTGTGGACCAGTACCTGGCAGCCATCGAACAGGCCAAGCAACAGGGTGGCACTGTAGTGTGTGGAGGAAAG GTGATGGATCGTCCTGGAAACTACGTGGAGCCCACCATCATCACGGGGCTGGCTCACGATGCGCCCATCGTTCACACAGAGACCTTCGTCCCCATCCTCTACGTCCTCAAGTTCCAG ACTGAGGAGGAGGCGTTTGCCTGGAACAATGAGGTCAAGCAGGGCCTCTCCAGCAGCATCTTCACCAAGGACATGGGCCGAGTCTTCCGCTGGCTGGG ACCTAAAGGATCGGACTGCGGCATCGTGAACGTCAACATTCCTACCAGCGGAGCTGAGATTGGAGGAGCCTTCG GTGGGGAGAAACACACAGGAGGTGGACGGGAGTCAGGCAGCGACTCTTGGAAGCAGTACATGAGAAGGTCCACATG CACTATCAACTACAGCAAGGATCTTCCTCTAGCTCAAGGAATCAAATTTGAGTGA
- the LOC109867873 gene encoding la-related protein 6, with protein MELDDWSPPDADLTQKMVTQIEHYLSDENLAKDAFLLKHVKRNKMGYVNIKLLTSFKKMKPLTKDWRVTAYALNYSSKLEVNKEGNKVRRKDPVPESLLVQVPSRLLFMWNISAELTSSGNGGDEDVPAPQRSTMETAITLLEPFGSICTVRVFRPGKELPQEVQRFANRYPELCSQESVLVEYEDLEGAGRAYHQLSQSEDFVRVVLIGMTSKKKAGHKLGGCVENRGAGKGVSIANRCLEQLQFQGEDSSAWSSSGESEMASPMHMPRFSSGQVCRSPWDSPRSSPYHSPRVLRAPLPTLPRVSPLLASEMWRSPDTSPDLSRRNYENPADSSSLWFQRRKLAAVQTSSLDDSSSSKQGRLGIKRVLMGDSLPPGVIRFPYGPDGTRGFPSSFVGRTLQYTLKT; from the exons ATGGAGTTGGATGATTGGTCACCTCCAGATGCTGATCTTACACAGAAGATGGTGACCCAAATTGAACACTATCTTTCCGATGAAAATCTAGCAAAAGATGCATTCCTTTTAAAACATGTGAAAAGAAACAAAATGGGTTATGTGAACATAAAGCTGCTGACATCTTTTAAAAAG ATGAAGCCTCTGACCAAAGATTGGCGAGTCACAGCCTACGCCCTAAATTACTCATCCAAACTGGAAGTCAACAAGGAGGGCAACAAGGTCCGTCGCAAAGACCCAGTACCAGAGTCCCTCTTGGTTCAGGTGCCCAGCAGACTTCTGTTTATGTGGAACATCTCTGCTGAGCTGACGTCGAGTGGCAATGGTGGTGATGAAGACGTCCCTGCACCCCAGAGGAGCACTATGGAAACGGCCATCACTCTCCTGGAGCCCTTTGGAAGCATCTGCACAGTGAGGGTGTTCCGGCCGGGGAAGGAGCTCCCACAGGAAGTCCAGAGGTTCGCCAACAGGTACCCTGAGCTGTGCTCCCAGGAAAGTGTTCTGGTAGAGTATGAGGACTTGGAAGGCGCCGGCAGAGCCTACCACCAGCTGTCCCAGTCCGAGGACTTTGTGAGAGTCGTCCTGATCGGGATGACATCGAAAAAGAAAGCAGGGCATAAGTTGGGAGGCTGCGTTGAGAACAGAGGTGCCGGTAAAGGTGTATCAATCGCCAACCGCTGCTTGGAGCAGCTCCAGTTCCAAGGGGAAGACTCTTCTGCGTGGAGTTCGTCCGGCGAATCCGAGATGGCCTCTCCGATGCACATGCCTAGGTTCTCCTCAGGCCAGGTATGCAGGAGCCCCTGGGACAGCCCTCGCTCTAGCCCCTACCACAGCCCCAGGGTCCTCCGGGCACCTCTGCCCACCCTTCCGCGGGTCTCTCCGCTCCTGGCCTCCGAGATGTGGAGGAGCCCCGACACCAGCCCGGATCTCAGTCGACGCAACTACGAGAACCCGGCCGATAGCAGCAGTCTCTGGTTCCAGAGGCGTAAACTGGCTGCGGTGCAAACCTCCTCCCTGGatgacagcagcagcagtaagcAGGGTCGTCTGGGTATTAAGAGGGTCCTAATGGGGGATTCCCTGCCCCCCGGGGTCATCCGGTTCCCCTACGGGCCAGATGGGACAAGAGGATTTCCCAGCTCCTTCGTAGGAAGAACACTTCAGTACACCCTCAAGACATGA
- the phax gene encoding phosphorylated adapter RNA export protein, which translates to MAGVNRDTMDDLEDGEISGSNSDSEMGTTVDVKPQMPAAAPVFSGQSFQSRALPQTATSATSYRSTMRTADSSDSEPDSDEDAAVWRRKRQKCSNAPQPAPVPTPHFGAPQANPGGRKVNNIWGSVVQEQTQQAVEAELDFLGVDGAISMASRQVETYNYVLARKLMEKEREEQEPGEVAMLDTQLDEYMKRGGPAAEENGGGHFKRKRSAKERLGPRAEMDIKGRYEITEEDSDNRVIEEIAHRLQEPKKELIERIVRVIGKKKAIELLGETATLEETGGVYIMDGSRRRTPGGVYLNLLKNTPSITSEHLKEIFYDETQKEYKGKKSAQKRRRHVVAKKMKQAINTLNLQEHDDVSRETFASDTNEALESLEVVAEEEGQQEPEPEPAMGTEDTPVVYNAADLEVF; encoded by the exons ATGGCGGGTGTTAACAGAGATACAATGGATGATTTGGAGGATGGAGAGATTTCTGGATCGAACTCTGATTCAGAAATGGGAACAACAGTTGACGTTAAACCCCAG ATGCCTGCAGCAGCTCCTGTTTTCAGTGGCCAGTCTTTCCAGAGTAGGGCCCTTCCACAGACAGCCACGTCAGCCACAAGCTACCGTAGCACCATGAGAACCGCGGACTCCAGCGATAGCGAACCAGACTCGGATGAGGACGCAGCGGTGTGGAGGCGGAAGCGGCAGAAGTGCTCCAACGCTCCCCAACCTGCCCCGGTCCCCACTCCCCACTTCGGAGCCCCCCAGGCTAACCCAGGTGGCCGCAAAGTCAACAACATCTGGGGCTCTGTGGTTCAGGAGCAGACCCAGCAGGCAGTGGAAGCTGAGCTGGATTTCCTTGGTGTGGATGGTGCCATTAGCATGGCCAGCAGGCAGGTGGAGACCTACAACTACGTCCTGGCCCGCAAGctcatggagaaggagagggaggaacaggagCCGGGCGAGGTAGCCATGTTGGACACTCAGCTGGACGAGTACATGAAGCGTGGCGGGCCGGCCGCCGAAGAGAATGGAGGCGGCCATTTTAAGAGGAAGCGATCGGCCAAAGAGAGGCTGGGCCCCAGGGCTGAGATGGACATCAAGGGTCGGTATGAGATCACAGAGGAAGACTCAGACAACAGGGTGATTGAAGAGATAGCCCACAG GCTACAAGAGCCCAAAAAGGAATTGATTGAGCGAATTGTGAGAGTCATTGGGAAGAAGAAAGCAATAGAACTGCTTGGCGAGACCGCCACACTTGAGGAAACTGGTGGTGTGTACATTATG GATGGCAGCAGGCGACGGACTCCTGGAGGGGTGTATCTCAACTTGCTGAAGAACACTCCCAGTATCACTAGTGAGCACCTTAAG GAAATATTTTACGACGAAACCCAGAAGGAGTACAAGGGCAAGAAGTCAGCGCAGAAGCGAAGGCGACACGTGGTTGCCAAGAAGATGAAGCAGGCCATCAACACACTGAACCTGCAGGAACACGACGACGTCTCCAGAGAAACGTTCGCAAGCGACACCAACGAGGCCTTGGAGTCTCTCGAGGTGGTTGCCGAAGAGGAGGGCCAACAGGAACCGGAACCAGAACCTGCCATGGGCACTGAGGACACACCCGTAGTCTACAATGCTGCCGACCTGGAGGTCTTTTGA